One segment of Pseudoalteromonas rubra DNA contains the following:
- a CDS encoding methyl-accepting chemotaxis protein has translation MAKRSTDYTDKENDYPVSYNLLSTTDTKGRITYANQSFCDVAGFALDELEGQPHNLVRHPTMPKAAFKDLWQFIGSGKPWMGIVKNRCKNGDHYWVNAYVTPINDELGQTAEYQSVRTKPERKVVKRAENIYQQLDKGVDAAKLTRSSMSLSAQMMLILLVSYILSMIFTSLPAPWNYILETLLLVGVLTLTYQRLSPVRRLSQKAKQVYDNPLMQKIYLNKVNDVAAIELALLARGSELRAVLGRVQDASQLVDQHAQATVSECHSNTELLQEQQSQTGSLATAMNEMTAAISDIAGNTSDAANRSEGALRSVLDSNSVVQASMQTNHALCEELSRTQRDIAELNEQTVHIGGVVDVIRDISEQTNLLALNAAIEAARAGEQGRGFAVVADEVRALAQRTQDSTREIDDIVAGLKQRAERAVAAIQNGVEKSTECVAQAEQTRENLASIEHMVKDISALNYEIATATDQMSGASNEINDKAVNISGLANASMQSADTTTAAMKNTEQALADQAALVDQFLLRLSN, from the coding sequence ATGGCCAAAAGATCTACCGATTATACGGATAAAGAAAATGATTATCCGGTCTCTTATAACCTCTTATCTACCACAGATACAAAAGGGCGGATCACATACGCGAACCAGAGCTTTTGTGATGTTGCTGGCTTCGCATTAGATGAGCTGGAAGGGCAGCCACATAACCTGGTACGTCACCCAACTATGCCCAAAGCCGCATTTAAAGATCTCTGGCAATTCATCGGGTCAGGCAAGCCCTGGATGGGCATAGTAAAAAATCGCTGTAAAAATGGAGACCATTACTGGGTCAATGCTTATGTGACGCCAATCAATGATGAGCTTGGTCAAACTGCTGAGTATCAATCCGTGCGAACCAAGCCCGAACGGAAAGTGGTGAAACGAGCTGAAAACATCTACCAGCAACTTGATAAGGGGGTTGATGCGGCAAAATTGACGCGTTCATCTATGTCTTTGTCAGCTCAAATGATGTTGATCCTATTGGTGTCTTATATATTGAGCATGATTTTTACCAGCTTACCTGCACCATGGAACTACATCCTGGAGACCTTACTGCTTGTTGGCGTACTTACGCTGACTTATCAAAGGCTGTCACCGGTGCGTCGTTTGAGTCAAAAAGCCAAACAAGTTTACGACAATCCCCTGATGCAAAAAATCTACCTCAATAAAGTGAATGATGTCGCGGCCATTGAGCTAGCGTTGCTGGCACGCGGCTCTGAGCTACGCGCCGTGCTGGGCAGAGTACAAGATGCCAGTCAGCTTGTTGACCAGCATGCACAAGCAACCGTGTCAGAATGCCACAGTAATACCGAGCTATTGCAGGAGCAACAAAGTCAGACTGGTTCTTTGGCGACAGCGATGAACGAAATGACCGCTGCGATTTCTGATATTGCAGGCAATACCAGTGATGCTGCGAACCGCTCTGAAGGGGCGTTGCGCTCAGTATTGGATTCGAACTCTGTGGTGCAGGCCAGCATGCAAACAAACCATGCTTTATGTGAAGAGTTGAGCCGCACTCAGCGTGATATTGCTGAGCTAAATGAACAAACCGTGCATATTGGGGGAGTGGTTGATGTGATACGCGATATTTCGGAGCAGACTAATTTGCTAGCTCTGAATGCGGCAATAGAAGCAGCCAGGGCTGGTGAGCAGGGCCGAGGTTTTGCCGTGGTGGCTGATGAAGTAAGGGCATTGGCACAACGAACTCAGGATTCGACCAGAGAGATTGATGATATAGTCGCCGGGCTCAAACAACGGGCTGAGCGCGCGGTAGCGGCGATTCAAAATGGGGTTGAGAAGTCGACTGAATGTGTGGCTCAAGCTGAGCAAACAAGAGAAAACTTGGCCTCGATAGAGCATATGGTAAAAGATATTTCTGCACTGAATTACGAAATAGCCACTGCGACTGACCAAATGTCGGGTGCTAGTAATGAGATCAACGACAAAGCCGTGAATATCTCCGGGCTTGCGAATGCCTCAATGCAAAGTGCAGACACCACCACTGCAGCGATGAAAAATACAGAGCAAGCGCTGGCAGATCAAGCTGCATTGGTTGATCAGTTTCTGTTGAGACTCAGCAATTAA
- a CDS encoding TraR/DksA C4-type zinc finger protein — protein MQALNSTPSTLTTEQILAAPESDYMNADQLAFFRQYLVELHDSTRARIRDTKAQIMDPPELVDLSDRASWEEQCMILMRIVDREQKLLPKIQQALERIRLNEYGYCQETGEPIGIARLLARPTAELCADVKLCSELKEHMYVKDRDV, from the coding sequence ATGCAAGCACTTAATTCCACTCCTTCAACGCTCACAACTGAGCAAATTCTGGCTGCACCTGAATCCGATTATATGAATGCCGATCAATTGGCATTTTTCAGACAATACCTGGTTGAGTTACATGACTCTACCAGAGCGCGTATTCGCGATACTAAAGCACAAATTATGGATCCGCCTGAATTGGTTGATTTGAGTGACAGAGCATCATGGGAAGAGCAATGTATGATCCTGATGCGCATTGTTGACCGTGAGCAGAAGCTGTTACCTAAAATCCAGCAGGCACTGGAGCGGATCCGGCTCAATGAGTACGGCTATTGTCAGGAAACGGGTGAGCCGATCGGCATTGCCCGCTTGCTGGCAAGACCCACTGCTGAATTATGCGCTGACGTAAAACTGTGCTCTGAACTGAAGGAGCACATGTACGTTAAAGACAGAGATGTCTGA
- the zigA gene encoding zinc metallochaperone GTPase ZigA has product MAKLNTSSLLPVTVLSGFLGAGKTTVLNHILSNREGLKVAVIVNDMSEINIDAATVQNEVSLNRAEEKLVEMSNGCICCTLREDLLEEVDRLAKSGKYDYLVIESTGISEPLPVAETFTFADEQGVSLSDIATLDTMVTVVDAVNFLKDYDRAEALQDVGESLGEEDERSVADLLVEQVEFADVLLISKTDLISDTELKRLQSILRTLNTDAEQIPMAHGKVPLAQVLNTKKFSFEKAQQAPGWLKELRGEHIPETEEFGISSFTFCARKPFHPEKFYDFLHSDELAGKLIRSKGFFWLATRPHFAGSWSQAGGIARHGAAGLFWKAVPRDQWPEDPEYIAAIEEHWVEPFGDMRQELVFIGQGLDKEDIIRRLNACLLSEEDVLKGQQAWKTLPDPFPSWEH; this is encoded by the coding sequence ATGGCAAAGTTAAATACATCAAGTTTATTGCCCGTAACCGTGTTGTCAGGTTTTCTAGGGGCAGGAAAAACCACGGTGCTGAACCATATTCTAAGTAACCGTGAGGGGCTAAAAGTAGCCGTTATTGTCAATGATATGAGCGAAATCAACATTGATGCTGCGACGGTTCAAAATGAAGTGAGTCTCAATCGGGCTGAAGAAAAATTGGTTGAGATGAGTAATGGGTGCATTTGTTGCACACTCAGAGAAGATCTGCTTGAAGAGGTCGACCGGCTGGCGAAGTCGGGTAAATATGATTACCTGGTGATTGAATCAACCGGTATTTCTGAACCATTGCCCGTAGCTGAAACCTTTACTTTTGCAGATGAGCAGGGGGTAAGTCTATCTGACATCGCCACTTTGGATACCATGGTCACAGTAGTGGATGCGGTGAACTTTCTGAAAGACTACGATCGGGCTGAGGCGTTGCAGGATGTCGGTGAGAGCTTAGGTGAGGAAGATGAGCGTAGTGTGGCCGATTTACTTGTTGAACAGGTTGAATTTGCCGATGTATTGCTGATCAGCAAAACAGATTTGATCTCAGATACTGAGCTTAAACGTTTGCAGAGCATTCTGCGTACACTTAATACCGATGCTGAGCAAATACCAATGGCACATGGCAAGGTCCCTCTGGCGCAGGTGTTAAATACCAAAAAATTCAGTTTTGAAAAAGCCCAGCAGGCACCCGGCTGGCTCAAAGAGCTCAGGGGCGAGCACATTCCGGAAACGGAAGAGTTTGGCATCAGCAGTTTTACTTTTTGTGCCAGAAAACCCTTCCATCCGGAAAAGTTCTATGACTTCTTACACAGTGACGAGCTGGCCGGCAAGCTTATTCGCTCAAAGGGATTTTTCTGGCTGGCAACCCGGCCTCACTTTGCCGGTAGCTGGAGTCAGGCTGGAGGGATCGCCAGACATGGCGCGGCAGGGTTATTTTGGAAAGCCGTGCCACGAGATCAGTGGCCAGAAGACCCGGAATATATTGCTGCCATTGAAGAGCACTGGGTTGAGCCTTTTGGTGACATGCGACAGGAATTAGTGTTTATTGGCCAGGGGCTGGATAAAGAAGACATTATCCGCCGCCTGAACGCGTGTTTGCTAAGTGAAGAAGACGTGCTAAAAGGCCAGCAAGCGTGGAAAACGCTGCCGGATCCTTTCCCTTCCTGGGAGCACTAA
- a CDS encoding L-lactate permease, whose protein sequence is MTLPQLLTALVPILSVFLLLVLFRLPARQAMPFSLLLSALSAYLVWQVPWQQISAAALEGLIIALTIIWIVFGAIFLLKVLQQTGAILTIKYGFARISPDKRVQLIIIAWLFGSFLEGAAGFGTPAAIAAPLLVALGFTPLSAVVLALVADSSAVSFGAVGTPAIVGIGQGAANIDYTQVKHIALTAIGIDIVVAALLPLILVVLYCRFFSDAPSWRSGFAMAPFALFSALAFTLPAYSVAWLLGPEFPSVLGAMAGLAIVCPLARKGFLLPKPENTTISTTSNTDTPSLSLIKAWLPYLLVAALLVLTRIPSLPFKATLQSVQFEWAHILGSAISVNVMPLYLPGSVFVVTALFALWLQGGTMSHFRLALKNSASMLLPSVIALSAAVPMVRIFLHSDVNDAALPAMPMALAESVAIHLSDFWLLIAPLVGALGAFIAGSATFSNLMFASFQQALAAEAGLNMQLVLALQMLGANGGNMIAVVNVVAAASVVGLHGKEGDIIRYTLVPMLYYCLTASLVAWLIFI, encoded by the coding sequence ATGACGCTACCGCAACTACTCACGGCCCTGGTGCCCATCCTTAGCGTGTTTCTCTTGCTGGTGTTATTTAGGTTACCTGCGAGGCAAGCTATGCCGTTTAGTTTGCTGCTTAGCGCTTTATCCGCTTATTTGGTCTGGCAAGTCCCCTGGCAACAAATCTCAGCCGCCGCACTGGAGGGCTTGATCATCGCACTGACCATAATATGGATTGTTTTCGGGGCAATTTTTTTACTTAAGGTGCTACAACAGACCGGAGCTATTCTCACCATTAAATACGGATTCGCCCGGATCAGCCCTGATAAACGGGTACAACTGATTATCATTGCCTGGTTATTTGGCAGCTTTCTGGAGGGGGCCGCCGGATTTGGTACACCCGCGGCCATCGCAGCGCCATTGCTGGTTGCCCTGGGGTTTACGCCGCTGAGCGCGGTTGTACTGGCACTGGTGGCAGACTCCAGTGCGGTCTCATTTGGTGCCGTTGGTACACCGGCGATTGTCGGTATTGGTCAGGGTGCAGCGAATATCGATTACACACAAGTTAAGCACATTGCTTTAACCGCCATTGGTATTGATATTGTTGTTGCAGCCCTGCTACCGTTGATTTTAGTTGTGCTTTATTGTCGCTTTTTCAGTGACGCCCCCAGCTGGCGATCCGGATTTGCGATGGCGCCTTTTGCTCTATTTAGTGCACTGGCTTTTACCCTCCCCGCTTATAGCGTTGCCTGGTTATTGGGGCCAGAATTTCCCTCTGTGCTGGGCGCTATGGCGGGATTAGCTATTGTCTGCCCCTTAGCACGAAAAGGGTTTTTATTGCCTAAACCCGAAAACACAACAATATCGACGACGTCGAATACTGACACTCCTTCATTGAGCCTGATCAAAGCCTGGTTGCCCTATTTATTAGTTGCCGCATTGCTCGTGCTAACCCGGATCCCTTCACTGCCATTCAAGGCAACACTACAAAGTGTTCAGTTTGAATGGGCCCATATCCTGGGATCAGCCATTTCGGTTAATGTCATGCCTCTTTACCTGCCTGGCAGTGTGTTTGTCGTAACTGCACTTTTTGCATTGTGGCTGCAAGGTGGCACAATGTCACACTTTCGCCTTGCCCTGAAAAACAGTGCCAGCATGTTATTACCCTCTGTCATTGCATTGAGCGCTGCCGTGCCTATGGTACGCATATTTCTGCACTCCGACGTAAACGATGCAGCCCTGCCCGCTATGCCTATGGCACTGGCAGAGTCTGTCGCAATACACTTGAGTGACTTTTGGTTATTGATTGCGCCTCTGGTGGGTGCGTTAGGGGCTTTTATCGCTGGTTCTGCAACCTTTTCTAATCTGATGTTTGCCAGTTTTCAGCAAGCATTAGCAGCAGAAGCCGGGCTGAATATGCAGCTGGTGCTGGCCCTACAAATGCTCGGCGCGAATGGCGGCAATATGATTGCGGTGGTGAATGTGGTGGCAGCCGCCAGTGTCGTCGGCCTGCATGGTAAAGAGGGTGATATTATTCGTTACACCCTGGTTCCCATGCTCTATTACTGTCTGACGGCCAGCCTGGTTGCCTGGCTGATTTTTATTTAG